The Streptomyces sp. NBC_00440 genome contains a region encoding:
- a CDS encoding helix-turn-helix domain-containing protein: MILLRRLLGDVLRRQRQRQGRTLREVSSSARVSLGYLSEVERGQKEASSELLSAICDALDVRMSELMREVSDELSLAELAESAASTEPVPVPVRSMLNSVSVTSVTGVPTERVTIKAPAEAVNVVAA, translated from the coding sequence ATGATTCTGCTCCGTCGCCTGTTGGGTGACGTGCTGCGTCGGCAGCGCCAGCGCCAGGGCCGTACTCTGCGCGAAGTCTCCTCGTCCGCCCGAGTCTCTCTCGGTTATCTGTCCGAGGTGGAGCGGGGGCAGAAGGAGGCATCCTCCGAGCTGCTCTCCGCGATCTGCGACGCGCTTGACGTACGGATGTCCGAGCTCATGCGGGAAGTGAGCGACGAGCTGTCGCTCGCGGAGCTGGCCGAGTCGGCAGCGTCGACTGAGCCCGTACCTGTGCCGGTACGCTCGATGCTCAATTCCGTTTCCGTGACGTCGGTCACGGGTGTTCCTACCGAGCGGGTAACGATCAAGGCGCCCGCCGAGGCCGTGAATGTAGTAGCGGCCTAG
- a CDS encoding Dps family protein: MAGVKSSLPEADLKVVGDALQGALADLVDLSLVAKQVHWNVVGPRFRSVHLQLDEVVDTARQYTDTVAERASAIGVTPDGRAATVSRTSAIREVPDGRISDTDAVRTLVAALEAVITRMRERIAATDVPDPVTQDLLIAVTAALEKHAWMYQAENA, encoded by the coding sequence ATGGCCGGCGTGAAGAGCTCTCTGCCCGAAGCCGATCTGAAAGTGGTCGGAGATGCGCTGCAGGGCGCGCTCGCGGACCTGGTGGATCTGTCGCTGGTCGCCAAGCAGGTGCACTGGAACGTGGTCGGACCGCGCTTCCGGTCGGTCCATCTCCAGCTCGACGAGGTGGTCGACACCGCGCGGCAGTACACGGACACGGTGGCCGAGCGGGCCTCCGCGATCGGTGTGACGCCGGACGGCCGGGCTGCGACGGTTTCCAGGACGAGCGCGATCCGCGAGGTCCCCGACGGGCGGATCAGCGACACCGACGCCGTGCGGACGCTGGTGGCCGCGCTTGAGGCCGTCATCACACGGATGCGGGAGCGGATCGCGGCCACCGATGTCCCGGACCCGGTGACTCAGGATCTGCTCATCGCAGTCACCGCTGCCCTGGAGAAGCACGCCTGGATGTACCAGGCGGAGAACGCGTAA
- a CDS encoding SDR family NAD(P)-dependent oxidoreductase → MPVMAYDLTDRIAFVTGAASGIGRASAVLLAEAGATVHCADRDEAGLRETVSAIARAGGAAHPHPLDVSDRGSVEAAVEAAASASGRLDILAAVAGIMHSSPVLETRDEDLDRVLAVNFKGVLYACQAVARSMIATGTAGSIVTMASGAVDTGGPGLLCYGVTKAAVFQLTKTLATEVGPHGIRVNAVAPGWIRTPMTERHNNSEAQAHTAALMSRMSPLGRVGAPEEIAHAVLHLASDAAAFTTGQILRPNGGVAMPW, encoded by the coding sequence ATGCCCGTCATGGCTTACGACCTCACCGACCGCATCGCGTTCGTCACCGGCGCCGCGAGCGGCATCGGCCGCGCCAGCGCGGTACTTCTGGCGGAAGCAGGCGCAACCGTCCACTGCGCGGACCGCGACGAAGCGGGGCTGCGCGAGACCGTGTCCGCAATCGCCCGAGCGGGCGGCGCCGCGCATCCGCATCCACTGGACGTCTCCGACCGCGGCAGCGTGGAGGCAGCCGTCGAGGCGGCCGCCTCAGCCTCGGGCCGGCTGGACATCCTGGCGGCCGTCGCGGGGATCATGCACAGCAGTCCGGTCCTGGAGACACGGGACGAGGATCTGGACCGCGTCCTCGCCGTCAACTTCAAGGGCGTGCTGTACGCCTGCCAGGCCGTAGCCCGCAGCATGATCGCGACGGGTACGGCGGGAAGCATCGTCACGATGGCGTCGGGCGCCGTGGACACCGGCGGACCGGGGCTGCTCTGCTACGGCGTGACGAAAGCGGCCGTCTTCCAGCTGACGAAGACGCTCGCGACCGAGGTGGGCCCGCACGGGATCCGCGTCAACGCGGTCGCCCCCGGCTGGATCCGTACGCCCATGACGGAGCGGCACAACAACAGCGAGGCCCAGGCACACACCGCGGCCCTGATGTCCCGGATGTCGCCGCTCGGCCGGGTGGGCGCCCCCGAGGAGATCGCACACGCCGTACTGCACCTGGCCTCCGACGCCGCCGCCTTCACGACGGGTCAGATCCTCCGCCCGAACGGCGGCGTCGCCATGCCCTGGTAG